One genomic region from Streptomyces venezuelae encodes:
- a CDS encoding DUF2637 domain-containing protein, whose product MNRTGRVVLVIGLVAVVLMAFRVSWNALSDVARAIGADPTAALLYPIVVDGLMALALIATLVLSGADRKFALRVLATYTIASLLLNYVHGLVPALHTDSIQWGRLTDLDYANWALVLLATSLPVGSIYFGSDLVAKVLHHTPESADPPETASGQSAGEQAPESSPDRAESVPEQLTESTLVKVTEAPMTEPAEGAEAAPATRPPRSVTATESTGAAPRRATGRVPAAAKSTADRTRTDAEVLDNARRLTTDWTDDQLTAERLRTELRIGQKRARTLRDRLQAERTSQDQPALYDGSEIGSLDGLDGATAPVGIA is encoded by the coding sequence GTGAACCGCACGGGACGCGTCGTCCTCGTCATCGGCCTGGTGGCCGTCGTCCTCATGGCCTTCCGGGTCTCGTGGAACGCACTGTCCGACGTGGCCCGCGCCATCGGCGCCGACCCCACAGCCGCCCTGCTCTACCCGATCGTCGTCGACGGGCTCATGGCCCTCGCCCTGATTGCCACGCTCGTGCTGAGCGGTGCCGACCGGAAGTTCGCGCTGCGGGTCCTGGCGACTTACACGATCGCCAGCCTCCTGCTGAACTACGTGCACGGCCTCGTACCGGCCCTGCACACCGACTCGATCCAGTGGGGCCGCCTGACCGATCTGGACTACGCGAACTGGGCCCTCGTACTGCTGGCTACCTCACTCCCGGTCGGGTCGATCTACTTCGGATCGGACCTCGTGGCCAAGGTGCTGCACCACACCCCCGAGTCGGCCGACCCGCCCGAAACGGCCTCCGGCCAGTCGGCAGGCGAGCAGGCCCCGGAGTCGTCGCCTGACCGGGCCGAATCGGTCCCCGAGCAGTTGACCGAGTCGACCCTGGTGAAGGTCACCGAGGCACCCATGACGGAACCGGCCGAGGGAGCCGAAGCGGCCCCGGCCACCCGACCGCCCCGGTCGGTCACAGCGACGGAGTCGACCGGAGCCGCCCCGCGTCGAGCGACCGGTCGGGTCCCCGCCGCGGCCAAGTCGACCGCCGACCGCACCCGCACCGACGCCGAAGTCCTCGACAACGCCCGACGCCTGACCACCGACTGGACCGACGACCAGCTGACCGCCGAACGCTTGCGGACCGAACTACGGATCGGCCAGAAACGCGCCCGCACCCTGCGCGACCGACTGCAGGCCGAACGGACCAGCCAGGACCAGCCCGCTCTGTACGACGGCTCCGAGATCGGGTCACTCGACGGACTCGACGGCGCCACCGCCCCAGTCGGGATCGCCTGA